One segment of Nostoc flagelliforme CCNUN1 DNA contains the following:
- a CDS encoding CHAT domain-containing protein: MQRNVSVIILVTLFLVTTVLPSAAQKVVINILSPGSLNAENLVQQGRALYEAQKFGDAVKTLELAAANYARNGDQLKLAMTLRNLSLAYQELGLWTEAQEAITKGFKLLENLNNSPESSQILAQTLDVQGHLQLARGQAETALQTWEQAAKIYTQTGDWAKFTRNRIVSAQALQMLGLYTQAKKILTQVQQSLEKQEDSALKSIGLRSLGDVLRIVGDLNESQQVLKQSLKVALSLQANPEIAEALISLANAAQDQGDAQASLDFYRQAAAISIPPTMRIQLLLNQFSFLLKTKQWSSALALVPQVQSEINKLPPSRIAAYAQINFAQNLARLKQEASGIAFSWIDIAHLLAKAIEQTQSLEDKRAESYALGTLGWLYEQTKQFTDAQSLTQKALFIAQSIDASDIGYQWEWQMGRLLKSKGDNKEAISYYSKAIETLQSLRSDLATTNQGIQFTFRESVEPVYRELVELLVETKGNLKPPPDNLRQARFLIETLQLAELDNFFRQACLTAKVEIDQVVEQDQSAAIVYPIILPDRLEVILKLPGQKDLKHYATNIVKQDVERTLEQLQENIPEPHTLRLVQSLSAQVYDWLIRPAEAELGKNEIKTLVFVLDGGLRNIPMASLYDGKQYLIEKYALALTPGLQLFDPKALPKRQLQALTAGLSEARLGFSALPNVERELQAIKLQVEAKVLLNQQFTSEALQNQMKSLPFKVIHLATHGQFSSDVNKTFVLSWDKQIKVNELSDFLRTREENKPEPVELLVLSACETASGDNRAALGLAGVAVRAGARSTLASLWNIDDQSTSILMSHFYQELAKTPNITKAEALRRAQLALLQNPSYQRPRFWAPYVLVGNWL; the protein is encoded by the coding sequence ATGCAACGCAATGTAAGCGTAATTATACTTGTAACACTGTTCTTAGTAACAACAGTTTTGCCTAGTGCTGCTCAAAAGGTTGTAATTAACATACTTTCTCCAGGTTCACTTAATGCAGAAAATCTGGTACAACAAGGCAGAGCTTTGTATGAAGCTCAAAAGTTTGGCGATGCTGTTAAGACTCTAGAATTAGCTGCGGCTAACTATGCTCGTAATGGAGATCAGCTAAAGCTTGCGATGACTTTAAGGAACTTGTCCTTGGCTTATCAAGAACTTGGTTTATGGACAGAAGCGCAAGAGGCAATCACCAAAGGTTTCAAGTTATTAGAAAATTTAAATAACTCGCCAGAAAGTTCGCAAATCCTTGCCCAAACATTAGATGTGCAAGGGCATTTGCAGTTAGCACGAGGACAAGCCGAAACTGCACTACAAACCTGGGAGCAAGCTGCTAAAATTTATACGCAAACAGGCGACTGGGCTAAATTCACCCGTAATCGCATCGTTTCTGCACAAGCTTTGCAAATGTTAGGACTTTATACTCAAGCTAAAAAGATTCTCACCCAAGTACAGCAAAGCCTTGAAAAGCAAGAAGACTCAGCTTTGAAATCTATAGGGCTGCGTAGTCTAGGTGATGTACTACGAATTGTAGGAGATTTGAATGAATCCCAACAGGTATTAAAGCAGAGTCTGAAAGTGGCTTTATCCTTGCAAGCAAATCCAGAAATTGCTGAAGCTTTAATTAGCCTAGCTAATGCAGCACAAGATCAGGGAGACGCCCAAGCTAGTTTAGATTTTTATCGACAAGCTGCTGCTATATCCATTCCCCCAACTATGCGTATCCAATTGCTGTTGAATCAATTTAGTTTTCTTTTGAAAACAAAGCAATGGAGTAGTGCCCTTGCATTAGTGCCCCAAGTCCAGTCAGAGATTAACAAGTTACCGCCAAGTCGGATCGCAGCTTACGCCCAAATTAATTTTGCCCAAAATTTAGCACGATTAAAACAGGAAGCAAGCGGGATCGCTTTTTCATGGATAGATATTGCCCATCTGTTAGCAAAAGCGATTGAGCAGACACAAAGTCTAGAAGACAAACGGGCAGAGTCTTATGCTTTAGGTACTCTCGGCTGGTTGTACGAACAAACAAAACAATTCACTGATGCTCAATCGCTTACGCAGAAAGCTTTATTCATCGCACAAAGTATTGATGCGTCTGATATTGGCTATCAATGGGAATGGCAAATGGGGCGTTTACTTAAAAGCAAAGGAGATAATAAGGAAGCGATTTCATACTATTCTAAAGCTATCGAAACCCTTCAAAGTTTACGCAGCGATTTAGCTACTACTAATCAAGGGATTCAGTTTACCTTTCGTGAAAGTGTGGAACCAGTGTATCGTGAATTGGTGGAATTGCTGGTAGAAACAAAAGGGAACTTAAAGCCACCGCCAGACAACCTAAGACAAGCTCGGTTTCTAATTGAAACTTTACAACTGGCAGAACTAGATAACTTCTTTCGACAAGCTTGTTTAACTGCAAAGGTAGAAATTGACCAAGTGGTTGAGCAAGACCAGAGTGCAGCAATTGTTTATCCAATAATTCTACCAGACCGTTTAGAAGTTATTTTGAAGTTGCCAGGACAAAAGGACTTAAAGCATTACGCGACTAATATAGTTAAGCAAGATGTGGAAAGGACTCTTGAGCAATTGCAAGAAAATATCCCTGAGCCTCACACATTACGGCTAGTTCAGTCTCTATCTGCACAAGTATACGATTGGTTAATTCGGCCTGCTGAAGCTGAACTAGGCAAAAATGAAATAAAAACACTGGTATTTGTTTTAGATGGTGGATTACGGAATATACCAATGGCATCGCTCTATGATGGCAAACAATATTTAATAGAAAAGTATGCCCTAGCACTTACCCCAGGTTTACAACTATTTGATCCCAAGGCTTTACCAAAGAGACAATTACAGGCACTAACAGCAGGGTTAAGTGAAGCACGTTTAGGATTTTCGGCTTTACCAAACGTAGAACGTGAATTACAAGCAATTAAGTTACAAGTAGAAGCAAAAGTTCTATTGAATCAGCAGTTTACTTCAGAGGCGCTCCAGAACCAGATGAAATCGTTGCCTTTTAAAGTCATTCATTTGGCAACTCATGGACAGTTTAGCTCCGATGTTAATAAAACGTTTGTTCTCTCTTGGGATAAGCAGATTAAAGTTAACGAATTAAGTGATTTTCTGAGAACTAGAGAGGAGAACAAACCAGAACCAGTTGAATTGCTAGTACTGAGTGCTTGTGAGACAGCAAGTGGTGATAATCGAGCCGCTTTAGGATTAGCTGGGGTAGCTGTTCGTGCTGGGGCACGTAGTACCCTTGCCTCCCTATGGAACATAGATGATCAATCTACATCGATACTGATGAGCCACTTTTACCAAGAATTAGCTAAAACACCTAACATAACTAAAGCCGAAGCGCTGCGTCGTGCCCAACTAGCTTTATTGCAAAATCCTAGTTACCAGCGTCCAAGATTCTGGGCACCCTACGTTCTTGTCGGAAATTGGTTGTAG